A genome region from Ralstonia solanacearum K60 includes the following:
- a CDS encoding co-chaperone GroES encodes MNLRPLHDRVIVKRLDNETKTASGIVIPDAAAEKPDQGEVLAIGPGKKDDKGNPISLDVKVGDRVLFGKYAGQAVKVDGQELLVMREEDIMAVVTK; translated from the coding sequence ATGAATCTGCGTCCCTTGCATGATCGCGTGATCGTGAAGCGCCTGGACAACGAGACGAAGACCGCTTCCGGCATCGTCATTCCCGACGCCGCCGCAGAAAAGCCGGACCAGGGCGAAGTGCTGGCTATCGGCCCGGGCAAGAAAGACGACAAGGGCAACCCGATCTCGCTGGACGTCAAGGTTGGCGACCGCGTGCTGTTCGGCAAGTACGCCGGCCAGGCCGTGAAGGTGGATGGCCAGGAACTGCTGGTCATGCGTGAAGAAGACATCATGGCCGTGGTGACGAAGTAA